The Providencia sp. PROV188 genome includes a region encoding these proteins:
- a CDS encoding protein bax encodes MPSRTMGTNAVFAFLFLLLFSGLSFGSTSTSTMLKKDFTLKSAQNSNQAETPLPDMRKYPSGTPRKKAFLKTIVPVIEKVNQQIMEERNWLLSVRTNTKWSAQELRRLTQICDSYGISCSNPKRINWDKLLSRVDIMPTHLVATQAATESGWGTSQLALQNGNLFGMRCGSGCQVSKGKIKGYSAYASVEATVTAYMKNMNTHNAYESLRHSRAKQRQSQDELDSVKLINDMKGYSELGSSYNRYLKEMYASNEELITQAQQRAATRS; translated from the coding sequence ATGCCCTCTCGAACGATGGGGACAAACGCCGTCTTCGCTTTCTTATTTTTACTTTTGTTTTCGGGCCTCAGTTTTGGCTCCACCAGTACCAGTACGATGCTTAAAAAAGACTTCACACTGAAGTCGGCACAAAACTCAAATCAAGCAGAAACACCACTGCCTGATATGCGTAAATACCCGTCTGGTACTCCACGTAAGAAAGCGTTTTTGAAAACGATTGTCCCGGTGATTGAAAAAGTCAATCAACAGATTATGGAAGAGCGTAACTGGCTGCTTTCCGTGCGCACGAACACCAAATGGAGCGCCCAAGAGCTACGTCGCCTAACCCAGATCTGCGATAGTTATGGCATCAGTTGCAGCAACCCAAAACGTATTAATTGGGATAAGCTGTTAAGTCGTGTAGACATCATGCCAACGCATTTAGTTGCGACACAAGCGGCTACAGAGTCTGGTTGGGGTACTTCTCAGCTTGCTCTACAAAACGGAAATTTATTTGGTATGCGCTGTGGTAGCGGTTGCCAAGTTAGCAAAGGAAAGATCAAAGGCTACTCAGCTTACGCTTCTGTTGAAGCAACAGTGACTGCCTATATGAAGAATATGAATACCCATAACGCGTATGAGTCTTTACGTCACTCGCGTGCTAAACAGCGTCAATCACAAGATGAGTTAGACTCCGTCAAGCTGATTAACGATATGAAAGGGTACTCAGAGTTAGGTTCATCATATAACCGCTATTTGAAAGAGATGTACGCGAGCAACGAAGAATTGATTACACAAGCTCAACAAAGAGCAGCGACTCGCAGCTAA